From the genome of Phycicoccus duodecadis:
CACAGCCGAGGGCCACGACCACCAGCAGGGCGGCCACGACCATCCCGACGGCGGGGGCGAACCAGGCGGTCAGGGCCGCGGCCGCCAGGCCCGCGAGCGCCCCGGAGACCAGCGGGACGGTGACCCGGACCTGGGCCTCGACCACGTCGGTGAGGTCGTCGACGACACCGTTGAGGACCGCCGACCGCGAGCGACGGCCGAGCCGGGCCGGGGTCAGGGGTACCAGGGCCGCGAACACCGCCACCCGGCGGTCGGCGAGCTCGGCCAGCGCGGCGTCGTGCGAGATCAGCCGCTCGAGGTAGCGGAAGTACGGCCGCGCCATCCCGAAGGCGCGGACCGCGACGATGGCCGCCAGCAGGGTGAGGATGACCGGGCGCTCGCTCGCGCGCACCACGAGCCAGCCGGAGGTCGCGGTCAGCGCGATGCCCGAGGTGGTGGCGGCCCCGCCGAGGAGGCCGCCGAGGACGGTGGCCCGGGTGGGGCGCACCACCGTTGCGGGGTGGGGGGCGGGGGCGAGGGTGCTCATGCCGGCGCCTGCGCTGCCCGGTGGTCGAGGGAGACGTGGCGGTCGGCCAGTGCCACCAGCTCGGGCCGGTGGGTGACCACGAGCACGGCTCGCCGCTCGGCCAGCTCGACCAGCAGGTCGTGGACCGCCGCCGCGCCGGGGCCGTCGAGATGCGCGGTCGGCTCGTCGACCAGCAGCACCGGCGCGGTCGACAGGGAGGCGCGGGCCAGGGCCACCCGGGCCCGCTGGCCGGCCGAGAACCCGACGCCCTCGTCGCCGAGCGGGGTGTCGAGCACGGCCGGCAGGCCGGCCACGAACCCGTCGAGACCCACCCGGCGCAGCGCGGCCCAGAGGTCGGCGTCGGGGGCGTCGTTGCCGAGCCGCAGGGCGTCGCGCACGGTGCCGGCGGGCAGGAACGGGCGCTGGGTGACCAGGTGCGCCCGGCCGGCCCTGACGGTGCCGGCACCCGGGGTGCGCAGGCCCGCGACGAGCTCCAGGACGGTCGACTTGCCGGCGCCCGAGGGCCCGGTCAGGACGGTCAGCCCCGGCCCGGCGTCCAGGTCCAGCCCGCGGAGCACCCGTACGGATGCTCCGGGGTACGAGTACTCGACGCCGCGCAGCCGGACCCCGATCGCGTCGGCCGTCGTGGGGGTCGCGGCCGGTGTCGTGGCCCCGACCGAGGGGGTGGTGAGCTCGTCGAGCGCGTCGGCCACCGCCTCGGCGCCGTCGGCCGCGGCGTGGAACTCGGCCCCGACCCGGCGGATCGGCCAGTAGGCCTCGGGCGCCAGCAGGATGGCGAGCAGGCCGGTGCCGAGGTCGAGCGTGCCGTGGGTGAGCCGGAGCCCGACCGTGACGGCCACGATCGCCACCGAGATCGATGCCAGCAGCTCCAGGGCCGCCGATGACAGGAAGGCCAGGCGCAGCGTGCGCATCGTGGCCCGGCGGTGCGCGCCGCTGACCTCGGCGACGACCTCGACCTGGCGCTCGGCCCGTCCGTATCCCACCAGGGTCGGCAGCCCGCGCACCACGTCCGTGAAGTGGCCCGCGAGCGAGGAGAGCGCCCGCCACCGCCGCTGCGTCTCGTCGCGGGTGGCCGCGCCGATCAGCGCGGCGAAGGCCGGGAGCAGCGGCAGGGTCAGTGCGACCACGAGCGCGCTCACCGGGTCGACCCACACCAGCGCAGCGAGCGCCAGGACCGGCACGACCGCACCCGCCACCAGCGCCGGCAGGAAGCGCGCGGCGTACGGCTCGACGGTGGCGACCCCCTGCCCGGCGAGGGT
Proteins encoded in this window:
- the cydD gene encoding thiol reductant ABC exporter subunit CydD; this translates as MRPFDPRLLAVAPAARRPVVAVAVVGVLQGVATVATAFALAAVVVAVVDGTPVGAPAGWLVALLGARSALGWAAERSAARAGVEVTAALRRALLEHWLRVPAERRPDPDRGATLAGQGVATVEPYAARFLPALVAGAVVPVLALAALVWVDPVSALVVALTLPLLPAFAALIGAATRDETQRRWRALSSLAGHFTDVVRGLPTLVGYGRAERQVEVVAEVSGAHRRATMRTLRLAFLSSAALELLASISVAIVAVTVGLRLTHGTLDLGTGLLAILLAPEAYWPIRRVGAEFHAAADGAEAVADALDELTTPSVGATTPAATPTTADAIGVRLRGVEYSYPGASVRVLRGLDLDAGPGLTVLTGPSGAGKSTVLELVAGLRTPGAGTVRAGRAHLVTQRPFLPAGTVRDALRLGNDAPDADLWAALRRVGLDGFVAGLPAVLDTPLGDEGVGFSAGQRARVALARASLSTAPVLLVDEPTAHLDGPGAAAVHDLLVELAERRAVLVVTHRPELVALADRHVSLDHRAAQAPA